A genomic region of Dioscorea cayenensis subsp. rotundata cultivar TDr96_F1 unplaced genomic scaffold, TDr96_F1_v2_PseudoChromosome.rev07_lg8_w22 25.fasta BLBR01000533.1, whole genome shotgun sequence contains the following coding sequences:
- the LOC120254608 gene encoding xyloglucan galactosyltransferase MUR3-like: MFPSKVGHPIHNFFYTLLLIPFILILIHLHYIPQLRTTLSKSSNECTGKYIYIQNIPSQYNTDLVRDCDKLSQWTDMCMAVTNTGLGPNISNINNGWYNTNQFTLEIIFHNRMKHYKCLTTNSSQASAIFIPFYAGLDVGRHLWGTDTSVRDSDSMELLKWVKSRPEWQRMGGNDHFLVAGRVTWDFRRIMVSGWGNSFLNQPETQNITTLIIESSPWHTNDIAIPYPTYFHPSTKNEILSWQEKVRKISRKYLFSFAGAPRSDVSSSIRQKIFEQCGLSKRCKLLDCRNDGNECFSATSIMKLFKSSIFCLQPKGDSYTRRSTFDAMVSGCIPVFFDSESAYFQYKWYLPKNYSLYSVFVPEDVVNEGKVKLEELLSEFSEGEVIRMREEVIKMIPKLIYGDPRVELEGWKDAFDVAIERVIERVGKTRSEMKKGELIEASDEKESWKYGLSVDGGKYKWDGFFQNHV; the protein is encoded by the coding sequence ATGTTTCCATCCAAAGTTGGGCATCCAATTCACAATTTCTTCTACACTCTCTTACTCATTCCCTTCATCTTGATCCTCATCCATCTTCACTACATTCCTCAACTACGAACTACATTATCAAAATCATCCAATGAATGCACCGGAAAGTACATCTACATCCAAAACATACCCAGTCAGTACAACACCGATCTTGTTCGTGACTGCGATAAACTCAGTCAATGGACCGATATGTGCATGGCTGTCACAAACACCGGCCTTGGGCCAAACATCTCCAACATCAATAACGGTTGGTACAACACCAACCAATTCACATTAGAAATCATTTTCCACAACCGCATGAAACACTACAAGTGTCTGACTACCAACTCTTCTCAAGCCTCTGCCATCTTCATCCCTTTCTATGCAGGCCTTGATGTTGGAAGACATTTATGGGGTACAGACACTTCAGTACGTGATTCAGATTCAATGGAACTTCTCAAATGGGTGAAATCAAGGCCAGAATGGCAAAGAATGGGAGGGAATGATCACTTCTTGGTTGCAGGTAGGGTTACATGGGATTTCAGAAGAATTATGGTTTCAGGTTGGGGTAACAGCTTCTTGAACCAACCTGAGACTCAAAACATCACAACACTTATCATTGAATCCAGTCCATGGCACACTAATGATATTGCTATCCCATATCCAACTTACTTCCATCCTTCAACCAAGAATGAGATACTCTCATGGCAGGAGAAAGTTAGAAAAATCAGTCGAAAGTATTTGTTTTCATTCGCCGGTGCTCCCCGGTCGGACGTGAGTTCATCAATTCGCCAAAAGATCTTTGAGCAATGCGGATTGTCGAAGAGATGTAAGTTGCTTGATTGTAGGAATGATGGTAATGAGTGTTTCTCTGCAACAAGTATAATGAAGTTGTTCAAGAGTTCCATTTTTTGCTTGCAACCAAAAGGGGATTCTTATACTCGGCGTTCAACATTTGATGCCATGGTTTCTGGTTGCATTCCGGTGTTCTTTGACAGTGAATCAGCTTATTTTCAGTACAAATGGTATTTGCCGAAGAATTATAGTTTGTATTCAGTGTTTGTTCCAGAAGATGTGGTGAATGAAGGGAAGGTGAAGTTAGAGGAATTGTTGAGTGAGTTTAGTGAAGGAGAAGTGATAAGAATGAGAGAAGAAGTGATCAAGATGATACCTAAGTTGATATATGGGGACCCAAGGGTAGAATTGGAAGGTTGGAAAGATGCATTCGATGTGGCGATTGAAAGGGTGATTGAAAGGGTTGGAAAGACAAGAAGTGAGATGAAGAAAGGGGAATTGATAGAAGCCTCAGATGAGAAGGAAAGTTGGAAGTATGGTTTGAGTGTAGATGGAGGGAAATATAAATGGGATGGCTTCTTTCAGAACCATGTTTAA